Proteins co-encoded in one Xiphophorus couchianus chromosome 3, X_couchianus-1.0, whole genome shotgun sequence genomic window:
- the LOC114142199 gene encoding uncharacterized protein K02A2.6-like: MAQVGKIDDFRPEVEPWTAYIERLEQNLEANDVDEEKHVAVLLSVMGAKAYGLLRNLVQPEKPKDKTFGEIVDILKEHYEPKPILVAERFRFNRCNQKTSQTVAHYVAELKQQAANCDFGASLDSALRDRFVSGIKNEACQRRLLSEDRLTFAKAFEIALTMETADRDTRQLRGAEGEWTSEANIHKVRPVKTNMCYRCKGKNHNAHECHFKETKCHNCGKIGHIRKACRTKVQKSHEKNVPSRGSRETKYVTAEEDPEEELAILTVNAEDDERYKATFAIDNVDLEMEIDTGAAKSVISHSTYLKKFSHLPLQPAKVKLKAYNGGRICVLGQLVAKVMYEDQAADLPLLIVKGHGASLCGRNWLTKLRLNWQQIKYVGEPKQLSLNELLDTYSDVFKEELGTLKDIKATIVVKPEMLPKFNKHRPLPFTMKEKVEKELERLEKCDIITPVRHSEWAAPIVPVLKRDASIRLCGDYKVSVNQALEADAYPLPRLEELLATLRGRKYFSKIDLAAAYQQVLLNEDSKKYTTINTHKGLFVYNRLPFGISTAPSIFQRIMENIMEGLPVVVYLDDLLITGCSKAEHLSNLEKVLQRLQENGLRVKRSKCEFNKPQIEYLGHILDEHGVHPSEEKVRAIQDAPAPTNVKELQVFLGLVNYYGRFVPMQSMALAPLYMLLKDSVTWRWTDPEQAAFDRCKGLLTSDRLLAHYDSNLPLTLACDASAYGIGAVIQHTMPSGEERPIAYASRTLSPAEKKYSQIEKEALGLIYGVKKFHQYLWGRHFTLATDHRPLLTLFGEHKNLPTLAAACIQRWAIILLAYDYHIVFKKSAEHSNADGLSRCPLPETSDTGTALSSAAVHSLLIAHMEEAPLNATQVARATRRDMDLSKVYQYVTESWPTVTDESLKAYHNKRNELSTERGCVLWGTRVIIPSKMRMAVLNEIHSGHQGIVKSKALARKYVWWPNLDYDLEQVCKTCETCQLEQKMPQHVPLHPWEFPGESWKRLHIDFAGPFLESMFMIVVDSYSKWLEVFRMPHITSQATITRLKRLFASYGLPEQIVTDNATTFTSAEFQTFVQNGILHTSAPGHPPTNGLAERYVQTFKVGMKKLASKSGSIEDKLSLFLLQYHVTPNYTTGQSPAELFLHRHIRTRLDFIKPNIKETVRRKQYRQKAQHDFTAVDRSFSVDDAVYLRNTGGGVHKWTPGQVVRQTGPVSYEVKERYSNTVHR; this comes from the coding sequence ATGGCTCAGGTTGGCAAAATAGATGACTTCAGACCAGAGGTTGAGCCATGGACAGCTTATATCGAGCGTCTGGAGCAGAACCTGGAAGCTAACGACGTTGACGAAGAAAAGCACGTGGCGGTGTTGCTAAGTGTAATGGGTGCTAAAGCATACGGACTTTTACGAAACTTAGTACAGCCTGAAAAACCAAAAGACAAGACATTTGGCGAGATTGTGGACATTTTGAAAGAACACTATGAACCCAAGCCCATATTAGTTGCTGAACGTTTCCGTTTTAATAGATGCAACCAAAAGACGAGTCAGACTGTTGCCCACTATGTCGCAGAGCTAAAACAACAAGCAGCTAACTGTGATTTTGGTGCGTCGCTGGATTCGGCACTGAGGGACCGGTTCGTAAGTGGAATTAAAAACGAAGCGTGCCAGAGGAGGTTACTTTCAGAGGACCGGCTGACCTTCGCCAAAGCTTTTGAGATTGCTCTCACTATGGAGACAGCAGACAGAGACACTCGACAGCTTAGAGGCGCAGAGGGTGAATGGACTAGTGAGGCAAACATTCACAAGGTGAGgccagtaaaaacaaatatgtgctACAGATGCAAAGGAAAAAATCACAATGCACATGAATGTCATTTCAAAGAGACTAAATGCCATAATTGTGGGAAGATTGGACACATTAGGAAAGCATGTCGAACTAAAGTGCAAAAGAGTCATGAAAAGAATGTGCCAAGCAGGGGCAGCAGAGAGACAAAGTATGTGACAGCTGAGGAAGACCCAGAGGAGGAGTTAGCCATTTTGACTGTTAATGCTGAAGATGATGAACGATATAAAGCAACATTTGCAATAGACAATGTTGATTTGGAAATGGAAATTGATACAGGAGCAGCAAAAAGTGTCATTTCACATTCCACATACTTGAAAAAGTTTTCTCACCTACCTTTGCAGCCAGCTAAAGTAAAGCTCAAAGCTTACAATGGAGGACGTATTTGTGTTTTGGGACAGCTTGTAGCAAAAGTGATGTATGAAGACCAAGCTGCGGATTTGCCACTGTTGATTGTTAAGGGACATGGCGCATCACTGTGTGGAAGGAACTGGTTGACAAAACTTCGGCTTAACTGGCAGCAGATTAAGTACGTGGGTGAGCCAAAACAACTATCACTCAATGAGCTTTTGGATACTTACAGTGATGTATTCAAGGAGGAGTTAGGCACATTGAAAGACATTAAAGCTACCATTGTGGTCAAACCTGAGATGCTGCCCAAATTTAATAAACACAGGCCTCTTCCATTCACAATGAaggaaaaggtggaaaaagaaCTTGAAAGACTGGAAAAGTGTGACATTATCACACCTGTGAGACACAGCGAGTGGGCAGCACCTATAGTGCCGGTGCTAAAGCGCGACGCTTCTATTCGCTTATGTGGGGATTACAAAGTGTCAGTGAACCAAGCCCTTGAAGCAGATGCGTACCCTCTACCACGTTTGGAGGAACTATTGGCAACACTCAGGGGGAGAAAGTACTTCTCAAAGATAGATCTGGCAGCAGCCTATCAACAAGTACTGTTGAATGAGGATTCCAAGAAGTACACAACTATCAATACTCATAAAGGACTGTTCGTTTACAATAGGCTCCCTTTTGGAATCAGCACAGCTCCATCGATTTTTCAGCGCATTATGGAAAACATAATGGAAGGGTTACCAGTGGTGGTCTACCTGGATGACTTGCTCATCACTGGATGCTCAAAAGCGGAACATCTGAGCAACCTGGAAAAGGTCCTGCAGCGCCTTCAGGAGAATGGTCTGCGAGTAAAACGTTCCAAGTGTGAGTTTAACAAGCCACAAATTGAATATCTGGGACACATCCTGGATGAACACGGAGTCCACCCTTCAGAAGAAAAGGTGAGGGCAATACAGGACGCTCCTGCTCCTACTAATGTGAAAGAACTTCAAGTGTTCCTGGGACTTGTTAACTATTATGGGAGATTTGTGCCAATGCAAAGCATGGCCCTGGCTCCACTTTACATGTTACTAAAAGACAGTGTGACTTGGAGATGGACCGACCCAGAGCAGGCAGCGTTTGATAGGTGCAAAGGTCTGCTGACAAGTGATCGGCTGCTAGCGCATTATGACTCCAACCTGCCCCTCACTTTAGCATGTGATGCTTCTGCATATGGCATCGGTGCGGTGATACAGCACACAATGCCAAGTGGGGAGGAGCGACCAATAGCATACGCTTCCAGAACACTGTCCCCAGCAGAAAAAAAGTACTCTCAAATAGAAAAAGAGGCTCTTGGTCTGATTTATGGAGTAAAAAAGTTTCACCAATACCTTTGGGGCAGGCATTTCACCTTAGCAACAGACCATCGCCCCCTGTTGACGCTTTTTGGTGAGCACAAGAACCTACCTACCCTAGCTGCAGCATGCATTCAAAGGTGGGCTATCATATTGTTGGCATATGATTAccacattgttttcaaaaaatcaGCAGAACACAGCAATGCAGATGGGCTCTCTCGCTGTCCTCTGCCTGAAACAAGCGACACTGGAACAGCATTGAGTTCAGCAGCAGTACACTCACTGTTAATTGCGCATATGGAGGAAGCTCCACTAAATGCGACCCAGGTTGCTCGGGCCACACGCAGAGACATGGACTTGTCAAAGGTTTACCAGTATGTCACGGAAAGTTGGCCCACTGTTACAGATGAGAGTTTAAAGGCTTATCACAACAAGAGGAATGAGCTTTCAACTGAGAGGGGTTGTGTTTTGTGGGGAACCAGAGTGATTATACCCTCTAAAATGAGAATGGCTGTGTTAAATGAGATTCACTCTGGTCACCAAGGCATCGTAAAATCCAAGGCCTTAGCTCGCAAATATGTCTGGTGGCCAAATCTGGATTATGACCTGGAACAGGTTTGCAAAACATGTGAAACATGTCAGCTGGAACAGAAGATGCCGCAGCATGTTCCATTGCATCCCTGGGAGTTCCCTGGTGAATCCTGGAAGAGACTGCATATCGACTTTGCTGGACCTTTCCTTGAAAGCATGTTCATGATTGTGGTTGATTCATATTCGAAGTGGTTGGAGGTATTTCGTATGCCACACATCACATCACAAGCCACGATTACAAGGTTGAAGAGACTGTTTGCTTCGTATGGACTTCCTGAACAAATAGTCACAGACAATGCCACCACTTTTACATCTGCAGAGTTCCAAACGTTTGTGCAAAATGGCATTTTGCACACAAGTGCACCAGGACACCCTCCCACAAACGGTTTGGCTGAAAGATATGTGCAGACATTTAAAGTAGGGATGAAAAAGCTTGCCAGCAAATCAGGCAGCATTGAGGACaaactttcattgtttttgctaCAGTACCATGTTACGCCAAACTACACGACAGGCCAGTCTCCAGCTGAATTGTTCTTGCACAGACACATCCGCACCAGACTGGATTTCATCAAACCTAACATCAAGGAGACTGTTCGCAGGAAGCAGTATCGACAAAAGGCTCAACATGACTTCACAGCCGTGGACCGTTCCTTTTCTGTTGATGATGCTGTTTATCTTCGCAACACAGGGGGAGGAGTTCACAAGTGGACACCTGGACAGGTTGTAAGACAAACTGGTCCAGTCTCTTATGAAGTAAAAGAGCGGTACTCGAACACTGTGCACAGATGA